One stretch of Thalassophryne amazonica chromosome 19, fThaAma1.1, whole genome shotgun sequence DNA includes these proteins:
- the cln8 gene encoding protein CLN8 has protein sequence MDPPADTPSQPSTDYSSCNLRFQVIGLGFVFYAAVFLLSHILSAVLSHTYNSLRTREKVFWNLAATRGVFGIQSIVAGMRTLLEDSVLSRDRVLGQNSWSWFNLLTATGFFLFENVALHTSSVVFRSFDLPLATHHFFALAGFGSVVVWDSLGHFLPMVTLLLEMSTPFTCVSWMLLKAGWARSLFWRANQWVMIHMFHCRMVLTYYMWWLIWYHWDELWVLIVLPQCLLFFPGLALLTLVINPHWTHKKTMQLLNPVDWNFGNTPAPFNGPMRDKSEGSRKRHTS, from the exons ATGGATCCTCCAGCTGACACCCCGTCCCAGCCCAGCACAGACTACTCATCATGTAACCTTCGCTTCCAGGTTATCGGCCTGGGCTTTGTCTTCTATGCAGCAGTATTCCTGCTCTCCCACATCCTGTCTGCAGTCCTGTCTCACACCTACAACTCTCTGCGCACCAGAGAGAAAGTTTTCTGGAACCTTGCCGCCACTCGGGGCGTGTTCGGCATCCAGAGTATCGTCGCTGGTATGCGGACCCTGTTGGAAGACTCTGTCTTATCCAGAGACAGAGTGCTGGGTCAGAACAGCTGGTCTTGGTTTAATCTCCTCACTGCCACGGGCTtctttttgtttgaaaatgtagCACTTCATACCTCCAGTGTGGTGTTTCGCTCCTTCGACCTCCCGCTGGCGACGCACCATTTCTTCGCCCTGGCAGGTTTTGGATCGGTTGTGGTGTGGGATTCACTGGGTCACTTTCTACCAATGGTTACACTTCTGCTGGAGATGAGCACACCGTTCACCTGTGTGTCCTGGATGTTACTGAAG GCCGGCTGGGCGCGCAGCTTATTCTGGCGAGCTAACCAGTGGGTGATGATCCACATGTTCCACTGTCGGATGGTGCTGACCTACTACATGTGGTGGCTCATCTGGTACCACTGGGATGAGCTCTGGGTCCTCATTGTCCTTCCCCAGTGCCTGCTGTTCTTCCCCGGCCTGGCTCTGCTCACGCTGGTCATCAACCCACACTGGACACACAAAAAGACCATGCAGCTGCTCAACCCTGTGGACTGGAACTTCGGAAACACTCCGGCGCCTTTCAACGGTCCCATGCGGGACAAGTCTGAGGGTTCTCGCAAACGTCACACCAGCTGA